Proteins encoded together in one Archaeoglobus neptunius window:
- a CDS encoding acetate--CoA ligase family protein, with the protein MLLEHESKELLEKYGIKTARCIFAQSEDEAIAAARKIGFPVV; encoded by the coding sequence ATGCTACTCGAACACGAATCCAAAGAACTCCTGGAAAAATACGGGATAAAAACCGCAAGATGCATTTTCGCTCAATCAGAGGATGAGGCAATTGCCGCTGCGAGGAAGATCGGATTTCCCGTTGTG